One Palaemon carinicauda isolate YSFRI2023 chromosome 4, ASM3689809v2, whole genome shotgun sequence DNA segment encodes these proteins:
- the LOC137640125 gene encoding ileal sodium/bile acid cotransporter-like, with protein sequence MEVFNVTQLEGAIGQIQEGNFTIPERAEWEIIVDKINTVVMVMNSITLMLGMGAAIYLKEILGHVKRPIGAAIGMLGQFIVLPATGFGLSKLFNLRPYEALGVMMISSSPGGSFSNFFTYWCDGDLALSVMMTTCSSIMAFGGMPFNIWLYSGQWLTEGDETIVVPFLSITTSLTFVMGPVIVGMIIRHFHEKTATIITKLTSIVGWLGCLVGSVCWLLMYWDLFVKASPLLYATAILLPVTGFILAYVLAKLFCQNHQVCRTIGIETGSQNMPVAASVILLSFHEPHIRSKILMFPTLYGVMLLSEVFVGISTFQTYKKYCARKDEPLYPMTHVAKIEPGTRAEKASLTA encoded by the exons ATGGAAGTCTTCAACGTGACCCAATTAGAGGGAGCCATTGGCCAAATCCAGGAGGGAAACTTCACTATACCGGAAAGAGCGGAATGGGAAATAATAGTGGATAAGATAAACACTGTTGTTATGGTGATGAATTCCATTACCCTCATGCTGGGTATGGGGGCAGCCATCTATTTAAAGGAG ATATTAGGTCACGTAAAACGCCCCATAGGAGCAGCCATCGGTATGTTGGGCCAGTTTATAGTTCTACCAGCAACTGGGTTTGGTTTGTCCAAGCTCTTTAATCTGAGACCTTACGAGGCTCTGGGAGTCATGATGATCTCCAGCAGTCCTGGAGGTTCCTTCTCGAATTTCTTCACTTACTGGTGTGATGGCGATCTGGCTTTGAG CGTAATGATGACCACGTGCTCCTCTATCATGGCCTTCGGAGGAATGCCCTTCAACATTTGGCTGTACTCGGGCCAATGGCTCACCGAGGGCGATGAGACCATCGTGGTCCCTTTCCTCAGTATCACCACGTCCTTGACTTTCGTGATGGGTCCTGTCATTGTCGGGATGATCATCAGACACTTTCACGAAAAGACAGCCACCATAATTACTAAGTTAA CAAGCATAGTCGGATGGCTAGGCTGCTTGGTGGGAAGTGTGTGTTGGTTACTCATGTACTGGGATCTCTTCGTGAAAGCCTCCCCTCTACTCTATGCAACGGCTATTTTACTACCAGTTACCGGTTTTATCTTGGCGTATGTCTTAGCAAAACTGTTCTGTCAG AATCATCAAGTTTGCAGAACCATAGGCATCGAAACAGGCTCCCAAAACATGCCAGTGGCTGCCAGCGTTATTTTGTTGTCCTTCCATGAACCTCAC ATAAGAAGCAAGATCCTCATGTTCCCAACGCTGTACGGAGTGATGCTGTTGTCGGAGGTCTTCGTCGGTATAAGTACATTCCAGACGTACAAGAAGTACTGCGCCAGGAAAGACGAGCCTCTTTACCCTATGACCCATGTGGCTAAGATCGAACCCGGTACGCGAGCGGAGAAGGCCTCACTAACGGCCTGA